The region CACGAAATCCATGAACATCAGGTCCACCACCGGCCGCAGGCCCACGACGGCGGCGCCGATGCCCATGCCGATGATCGCCTGCTCGGCGATGGGAGTGTCGACCATGCGGCGCTCACCGAAGGTGTCCACCAGTCCGTCGAAGTTGTGGAACACACCGCCGGTGCGGCCCACGTCCTCGCCCGCCACGAACACCTCGGGATTCGCCTCCATCAGCTGGTTCATGGCCTCGTTGAAGGCCTGCAGGTAGGTGATCTGGCGGGTCGGGTCACCGGGCGGCTCCGGTGCTTCGGCGGGCCGCCGGGTCTCTGTGTAGACGTTGTCGAGCAGGTCGGCAGGGTCGGGGTCGGGGCTTGCCTGCGCGAACTCGATCGCGGCGTCCACATCGGCGGCCACCTCGGCGCGGGCTGCCTCGACCTCTTCGACGGTTGCCAGCGCACCCTCGACCATCCTGGTCTCGAGCGCCACGATCGCGTCGCGGCCCCGCCATTGCTCCACCTCGTCGTCGCTGCGGTACTTCATGCCCAGCGTCTGGATGCCGTGGTGGTTGTAGTAGCGGTAGGTCTTGGCTTCGAGGAACACCGGCCCGCCACCGGCACGGATCGTCTCCAGTGCTTCGGCTGTGGCCTCGTAGACGGCGACGGCGTCCATGCCGTCGACCACTGCGCCCGGCATGCCGTAGGCCGGGGCGCGCTCCACCACGTCGTCGATGGCCATCGTGCGCGACCGGGGCGTGTACTCGGCGTACTCGTTGTTCTCACATACGAACAGCACCGGCAGCTTCAGCGCGGCGGCCATGTTGGCGGCCTCGTGGAAGGCACCGATGTTGGTCGTGCCGTCACCGAAGAACGCCACGGACACGGTGTCGTTGCCTCGGTAGGTATTGGCGAAACCGGCGCCCACTGCGATCGGCACACCACCACCCACGATGCCGTTGGCGCCGAGCATGTCGAGGTCGAGGTCACAGATGTGCATCGAGCCGCCCTTGCCCCGGCAGTACCCGGTGGCCTTGCCCATGAGCTCGGCCATCATCCGGTCGAGCTCACCGCCCTTGGCCACGAGGTGGCCGTGACCGCGGTGGGTGGAGCTGATCTGGTCGTTGTCCCGCAGGGCTGCACAAACCCCGGCCGCGACGGCTTCCTGACCCACGTAGAGGTGGATGAACCCGGGGATCCGGTTGGCTTCGAACAGGCGGCCCGCGGCCTCTTCGAAGAGGCGGATGCGCAGCATGCGCCGGTGCAGGTCCGCGGCGATGGCGGTGTCGAGGGTCATGAGTCGGCTCCCATCGCCCAGCGGACCGCCCGGCGAAGCATTTCACGGTACTGGGGCAACTCCCACGAGCACCGCTCGATCGTGGGCCACCAGTCCTTGTGCGGCCACATGTCGTGGTGGCCGCGGCAGTGCCCGAGGGCGTTGTAGAGCACGGCGCCCTGCCCGAGGGGCCGCAAGTAGCTCAAGAGCCGTTCACCGTCGCCGCTGGTCCAGTCAGATTCCTGGAACCCGTCGGCCGTGCCGTGCCAGGTGGTCGTCAGCAGCGGCGTGAGCGCCGCGCTCTCCGCGTGCTCCATCAGGTACAACTCGTCGGTGGTCTCGAAGTCGTCGATGCCGGCCACGAGCCAGTTGTCGGGAGCGACGTTGTTCACCTCGAACGGTTCGATCGGCGGGTGGGCGACGAACTGCCCACCCAGTGTGTCGGCGAGGGTGGGGAAGCAGCGGGGGATGACCACACCGTCAGGCCCGCCCACGTCCAGCGCCGAGTTGGTGCCGTGCAGCGCCACCAGCCGGCCGCCGGCCTCAACCCATGCGCGCAGCGAGTCCTGGGCCGCGTTGCTGGGACGAACGTCGCAGGTGTAGGCCACGACGAGGTCGGCGGCGCCGAGTGTGGCGGTGTCCTCCCAGTCGTCGCGCACCGTGACTCGCACCTGGTCGTGCTCGGCGAGCAGGTCGAGTAGCTCGCGGCGGGCGTAGTCGATGTCGTGGTAGAGCCCGCCCGCGATGAGGCAGGCGTCCACCCGTGCGGGTCGGTCCCCGTCGCTGCGCCCCCCGGCCACCATGTGCCTCGACCCGTGCCGCTCAGTAGTTGACGCGCTTGAGGAAGCCGCCATCCACGGTCACGTTGGTGCCGTTGATGTGCGCTGCCGCGTCGCTTGCGAGGAAGGTGACCGCATTCGCGATGTCGGCCGTGTTGCCGATGCGCCCTGTGGGGTGCGAGGCAACGGTGGCCTCGTAGAAGTCGGGCTTGGCGGTCTGGATGTTGTGCCAGTCGCCGCCCTCCACGAAGACCGGGCCGGGCGACACAACGTTGCAGCGGATGCCGTCGGCGCCGAGTACCTGCGCCTGGCCGAGTGTCCAGTTGGTGACCGCTGCCTTGAAGGCGCTGTAGCTGCCGGAGCCCGAGCCGAAGTGCTCGGCTGCCGCGGTGGTTCCGATGCTCACCAGCGCACCGCCGCCGTCTGCAAGTGCTTCCCTGGCGGCGGCGACGCCGCCCACCAGGGCAACGAGGTCGATCTCGAAGTTCTTCTGCCACTCGGCGAGAACCTTCTGGGGTTTGCCCGAGGTGTTGTGCACGTAGATGTCGATCCCGCCGAGCTCGTCGGCGCTGGATGCGATCCATGCTTCGAGCGAGGCGAGGTCGGATGCGTCGACGGTGCCGCCGGTGACCTTGGCGCCGTCCTGGGCGAGCTCGGAGAGCTCCTTCACGGCGGTCTCCACGTCGTCGGCGCTGCGTGCGCAGATGGCGACCGACGCGCCCTCGGCCAGCAATGTCTCGGCCACGGCGCGGCCGATGCCCTTCGTCGAGCCGGTGACCAGTGCCCGCTTGCCCTTGAGTCCGAGGTCCATGCTTTAGCGCCCCTTGTTGGCCGGCGTCGTGTGCCGGGAAATTGACCGAGTGGTTAGTTATTCCACCATTGCTGGGGCGCCGCGGCAATTGCAGACGGGCAGGCGGCTCAGCGGGGGACGTCGGTGAAGGGGATTCCCTTGTCGACCCGGGGTTCGCCGGGGAGGCCGAGCACACGCTCGCCGATGATGTTTCGCTGGATCTCGTCGGACCCGCCGGCGATTCGATAGCCGGGGGCGCCGAGCAGGTGCTCGCCCCACTCCCATGTGCCCCACTCGCCGGTGTCGGCACAGATCCGCGGCCCGAGGATCCGCGAGGCGACCTCGCCGACCAGCGTCAGGCCCTCGGTCCACATCAGCTTGCCGAGTGAACTCTCGGGTCCCGGAGTGCCTTCGCGTGCCAGTGCCGCGGCGCGGCCGTTGAGCATCGCCTCGACCCGCTTGTGCACGTAGACGCGCGTGAGGTCGTCTCGTACGCGCGGGTCGTCGGTCACGCCCATTGCACGCGACATCGCGAGCAGTTGTGGCCACCGCCCACCCGGTCGGTCGCTTCCCGCCGCGCCCGACCCGTCGGAGTGATCGCGCTCGAATCCGAGGGTGGTGAGTGACACCTTCCAGCCCTCGCCGGCCTCGCCGAGTCGCATCGAGTCGGGCAGTCGGCAGTCGGAGAAGAACACCTCGTTGAAGGACGTGCCCCCGCTCATCTGGCGGATCTGGCGGATCTCGATGCCATCCGCGTCCATCGGCACGAGGAACGCGGTCATGCCCTTGTGCTTGGCGGCGGTCACATCGGTGCGGGCGATCAGTAGCCCCCACTCGCAGAACTGGGCGCCGGATGACCACACCTTCTGGCCGTTGATGACCCATTCGTCTCCGTCGAGGTCGGCCTTGCAGGACAGCCCGGCCAGGTCGGAGCCCGCACCGGGTTCGGAGAACAGCTGGCAGCACAGCTCCCGCGCGGAGAGGAACGAGGCGACGAAACGCTCTTTCTGCTCGTCGGTGCCGAACACTGCGACCGTGGGCGATATCAGGTCGGTGGTGACGCTGAACGACTCGTGGCCTTCGGGCACCCGGTAGTTGCGCTCGAGCGCGCCGAATGCGCGGGCGTGGTTCTTGGTGAGGCCGAGTCCGCCCCGTTCGGGGTCCTCGGTGAT is a window of Actinomycetes bacterium DNA encoding:
- a CDS encoding dehydrogenase, with the protein product MTLDTAIAADLHRRMLRIRLFEEAAGRLFEANRIPGFIHLYVGQEAVAAGVCAALRDNDQISSTHRGHGHLVAKGGELDRMMAELMGKATGYCRGKGGSMHICDLDLDMLGANGIVGGGVPIAVGAGFANTYRGNDTVSVAFFGDGTTNIGAFHEAANMAAALKLPVLFVCENNEYAEYTPRSRTMAIDDVVERAPAYGMPGAVVDGMDAVAVYEATAEALETIRAGGGPVFLEAKTYRYYNHHGIQTLGMKYRSDDEVEQWRGRDAIVALETRMVEGALATVEEVEAARAEVAADVDAAIEFAQASPDPDPADLLDNVYTETRRPAEAPEPPGDPTRQITYLQAFNEAMNQLMEANPEVFVAGEDVGRTGGVFHNFDGLVDTFGERRMVDTPIAEQAIIGMGIGAAVVGLRPVVDLMFMDFVLVAMDQIANQAAKLKYMFGGNATLPMTITTMGGAGLSAGSQHSQSLEAMLAHVPGLKVVMPSTPADMKGLLAASILDDNPVLVMLHKRMLGTKGPVAEALYETPLGSAAVTRPGSDVTVVSWSRMAAESLAAAEQLAGEGIDCEVIDLRTVSPIDIDTVLDSARRTNRIVVVHEAVRTGGLGAEIAAQVQEHAFDYLDAPVARVGAPFAPVPFSPALESVYVPDAQRVATEIRATLNRPAPGQSRGAAG
- a CDS encoding ThuA domain-containing protein — its product is MVAGGRSDGDRPARVDACLIAGGLYHDIDYARRELLDLLAEHDQVRVTVRDDWEDTATLGAADLVVAYTCDVRPSNAAQDSLRAWVEAGGRLVALHGTNSALDVGGPDGVVIPRCFPTLADTLGGQFVAHPPIEPFEVNNVAPDNWLVAGIDDFETTDELYLMEHAESAALTPLLTTTWHGTADGFQESDWTSGDGERLLSYLRPLGQGAVLYNALGHCRGHHDMWPHKDWWPTIERCSWELPQYREMLRRAVRWAMGADS
- a CDS encoding SDR family oxidoreductase, whose product is MDLGLKGKRALVTGSTKGIGRAVAETLLAEGASVAICARSADDVETAVKELSELAQDGAKVTGGTVDASDLASLEAWIASSADELGGIDIYVHNTSGKPQKVLAEWQKNFEIDLVALVGGVAAAREALADGGGALVSIGTTAAAEHFGSGSGSYSAFKAAVTNWTLGQAQVLGADGIRCNVVSPGPVFVEGGDWHNIQTAKPDFYEATVASHPTGRIGNTADIANAVTFLASDAAAHINGTNVTVDGGFLKRVNY
- a CDS encoding acyl-CoA dehydrogenase; this encodes MAESLEEFTERAAAWLALHGEPLGASADGSGEGEIAWGEGEFSVAVFHDLTFDEEKAVLADAQRWQQLKATEGFHAITEDPERGGLGLTKNHARAFGALERNYRVPEGHESFSVTTDLISPTVAVFGTDEQKERFVASFLSARELCCQLFSEPGAGSDLAGLSCKADLDGDEWVINGQKVWSSGAQFCEWGLLIARTDVTAAKHKGMTAFLVPMDADGIEIRQIRQMSGGTSFNEVFFSDCRLPDSMRLGEAGEGWKVSLTTLGFERDHSDGSGAAGSDRPGGRWPQLLAMSRAMGVTDDPRVRDDLTRVYVHKRVEAMLNGRAAALAREGTPGPESSLGKLMWTEGLTLVGEVASRILGPRICADTGEWGTWEWGEHLLGAPGYRIAGGSDEIQRNIIGERVLGLPGEPRVDKGIPFTDVPR